The following proteins are encoded in a genomic region of Pseudomonas sp. Os17:
- a CDS encoding SulP family inorganic anion transporter — protein sequence MRAAQLKNVLPRELLASVVVFLVALPLCMGIAIASGLPPAKGLITGIIGGLVVGWLAGSPLQVSGPAAGLAVLVFELVRQHGVAMLGPILLLAGLLQLLAGRLRLGCWFRVTAPAVVYGMLAGIGVLIVLSQVHVMFDAAPLASGLDNLLGLPRTLAQALPSLGWQAGLLGLSTMALMWGWDRWRPRALRFIPGALLGVGLTTLASLLLALEVKRVEVPANLAEAIDWLRPADLLDLADPTLLVAAFAVAFIASAETLLSAAAVDRMHSGVRSDFDRELSAQGVGNMLCGLLGALPMTGVIVRSSANVQAGAQTRFSTVFHGLWLLAFVLLLSSVLQSIPVASLAGVLVYTGCKLVDLKAFRGLGRYGRMPMFTYALTALAIVFSDLLTGVLIGFALTLAKLAFKAARLKISLIGLEREGELELRLVGAATFLKVPALTRVLATIAPGSTVHVPLNHLSYIDHACLELLEEWARANSARGSKLLIEARGLRRRLEGRLSPAGVVGAVPVRS from the coding sequence ATGCGTGCAGCACAGCTGAAAAATGTCCTGCCCCGGGAGCTGCTGGCTTCGGTGGTGGTGTTCCTGGTGGCCCTGCCCCTGTGCATGGGGATTGCCATCGCTTCCGGTCTGCCACCGGCCAAGGGGCTGATTACCGGGATCATCGGTGGCCTGGTGGTGGGCTGGCTGGCGGGCTCGCCGTTGCAGGTCAGCGGCCCGGCCGCCGGGCTGGCGGTGCTGGTGTTCGAACTGGTGCGCCAGCACGGCGTGGCCATGCTCGGGCCGATCCTGCTGTTGGCCGGGTTGCTGCAATTGCTCGCCGGGCGCCTGCGTCTGGGCTGCTGGTTCAGGGTCACGGCGCCGGCGGTGGTCTACGGCATGCTGGCGGGCATCGGGGTGTTGATTGTGTTGTCCCAGGTGCATGTGATGTTCGATGCCGCGCCCCTGGCTTCGGGGCTGGACAACCTCCTCGGCTTGCCCCGGACCCTGGCCCAGGCCTTGCCGAGCCTGGGCTGGCAGGCCGGCCTGCTGGGGCTGTCGACCATGGCGCTGATGTGGGGCTGGGACCGGTGGCGGCCCCGGGCACTGCGGTTCATTCCCGGTGCCTTGTTGGGGGTGGGACTGACGACCCTGGCCAGCCTGCTCCTGGCCCTGGAAGTGAAGCGGGTCGAGGTGCCTGCCAACCTGGCCGAGGCCATCGACTGGCTGCGCCCTGCCGACCTGCTCGATCTGGCGGACCCGACCCTGCTGGTGGCGGCCTTCGCCGTGGCCTTCATCGCCAGTGCCGAAACCCTGCTCTCGGCGGCGGCCGTGGATCGCATGCACAGCGGGGTGCGTTCGGATTTCGACCGGGAACTCTCGGCCCAGGGCGTGGGCAACATGCTCTGCGGCCTGCTGGGCGCCCTGCCGATGACCGGGGTCATCGTGCGCAGCTCGGCCAACGTCCAGGCCGGGGCCCAGACCCGTTTCTCGACGGTGTTCCATGGTCTGTGGCTGCTGGCTTTCGTGTTGCTGCTGTCCAGTGTGCTGCAGAGCATTCCGGTGGCGAGCCTGGCCGGGGTGCTGGTCTATACCGGCTGCAAGCTGGTGGACCTGAAGGCCTTTCGCGGCCTGGGGCGTTACGGGCGCATGCCGATGTTCACCTACGCGCTGACGGCCCTGGCGATTGTCTTCAGTGATCTGCTGACCGGGGTGCTGATCGGCTTTGCCCTGACTCTGGCCAAGCTGGCGTTCAAGGCTGCGCGCCTGAAGATCAGCCTGATCGGGCTGGAGCGCGAGGGCGAGCTGGAGTTGCGCCTGGTGGGCGCGGCGACCTTTCTCAAAGTCCCGGCCCTGACGCGGGTGCTGGCGACGATTGCACCGGGCAGCACCGTGCATGTGCCGCTCAATCACCTGAGCTATATCGATCACGCCTGTCTGGAGTTGCTGGAGGAATGGGCACGGGCCAACAGCGCCAGGGGCTCGAAGTTGTTGATCGAGGCGCGGGGTTTGCGGCGGCGTCTGGAGGGGCGGCTGAGCCCGGCCGGTGTCGTGGGCGCGGTGCCGGTACGCAGTTGA
- the coxB gene encoding cytochrome c oxidase subunit II — protein MMRHPHVWMGLLLWSVFSQAQAAWTVNMTPGATEISHAVFDLHMTIFWICVVIGLIVFGAMFWSMIVHRRSTGQVPARFHESTTVEILWTIIPFLILVAMAVPATATLIKMYDTSEPDVDIQITGYQWKWHYKYLGQDVEFFSNLATPAEQIHNKTAKGEHYLLEVDQPLVLPVGAKVRFLVTAADVIHSWWVPAFAVKRDAIPGFVNEAWTRVDKPGIYRGQCAELCGKDHGFMPIVVEVKSQADYDTWLGERKAEAAKLKELTSKEWTLDELVARGDKVYHTTCVACHQAEGQGLPPMFPALKGSKIATGPKEAHLSLVFHGKPGTAMAAFGKQLSEVDIAAVVTYERNAWGNNKGDMVTPKDVLALKQAESK, from the coding sequence ATGATGCGACATCCACATGTCTGGATGGGCCTCCTGTTGTGGTCGGTATTCAGCCAGGCGCAAGCCGCCTGGACGGTGAATATGACGCCTGGGGCGACCGAGATAAGCCACGCGGTATTCGACCTGCACATGACCATCTTCTGGATCTGTGTGGTGATCGGGCTGATCGTCTTCGGCGCGATGTTCTGGTCGATGATCGTGCACCGTCGCTCCACCGGCCAGGTCCCGGCCCGCTTCCACGAAAGCACCACGGTGGAAATCCTCTGGACCATCATTCCCTTCCTGATCCTGGTGGCCATGGCCGTGCCTGCCACGGCAACGCTGATCAAGATGTACGACACCAGCGAGCCGGACGTGGACATCCAGATCACCGGCTACCAGTGGAAGTGGCACTACAAGTACCTGGGCCAGGATGTGGAGTTCTTCAGCAACCTGGCCACTCCCGCCGAGCAGATCCACAACAAGACCGCCAAGGGCGAGCACTACCTGTTGGAAGTCGACCAGCCGCTGGTGCTGCCGGTGGGGGCCAAGGTGCGCTTCCTGGTGACCGCCGCCGATGTCATTCACTCCTGGTGGGTGCCGGCCTTCGCGGTCAAGCGTGACGCCATCCCCGGCTTCGTCAACGAGGCCTGGACCCGGGTCGACAAGCCCGGCATCTACCGCGGCCAGTGCGCCGAGCTGTGCGGCAAGGACCACGGCTTCATGCCGATCGTGGTCGAGGTCAAGAGTCAGGCCGACTACGACACCTGGCTCGGCGAACGCAAGGCCGAGGCGGCCAAGCTCAAGGAGCTGACCAGCAAGGAATGGACCCTGGACGAGCTGGTGGCCCGTGGCGACAAGGTCTACCACACCACCTGCGTCGCCTGTCACCAGGCCGAGGGCCAGGGCCTGCCACCGATGTTCCCGGCGCTCAAGGGCTCGAAGATCGCCACCGGTCCCAAGGAGGCTCACCTGAGCCTGGTGTTCCACGGCAAGCCGGGCACCGCCATGGCGGCGTTCGGCAAGCAGCTCTCGGAAGTCGACATCGCCGCCGTGGTCACCTACGAACGCAACGCCTGGGGCAACAACAAGGGCGACATGGTGACGCCCAAGGATGTCCTGGCGCTGAAACAGGCGGAAAGCAAATGA
- the ctaD gene encoding cytochrome c oxidase subunit I: MSAVIDDHGHAGHDDHAHGPAKGLMRWVLTTNHKDIGTLYLWFSFCMFLLGGSFAMVIRAELFQPGLQIVEPAFFNQMTTMHGLVMVFGAVMPAFVGLANWMIPLMIGAPDMALPRMNNFSFWLLPAAFLLLVSTLFMPGGGPNFGWTFYAPLSTTYAPESVTFFIFAIHLMGISSIMGAINVIATILNLRAPGMTLMKMPLFVWTWLITAFLLIAVMPVLAGCVTMMLMDIHFGTSFFSAAGGGDPVLFQHVFWFFGHPEVYIMILPAFGAVSSIIPTFSRKPLFGYTSMVYATGAIAFLSFIVWAHHMFVVGIPLVGELFFMYATLLIAVPTGVKVFNWVSTMWQGALTFETPMLFAVAFVILFTIGGFSGLMLAIAPADFQYQDTYFVVAHFHYVLVPGAIFGIFASAYYWLPKWTGHMYDETLGKLHFWLSFVGMNMAFFPMHFVGLAGMPRRIPDYNLQFADFNMVSSIGAFTFGATQIFFLFIVIKCIRGGKPAPAKPWEGAEGLEWSIPSPAPYHTFVTPPEVK; the protein is encoded by the coding sequence ATGAGTGCTGTGATCGATGACCACGGCCACGCCGGCCATGATGACCACGCCCATGGTCCCGCCAAGGGTCTGATGCGCTGGGTTCTGACCACCAACCACAAGGACATCGGCACCCTGTACCTGTGGTTCAGCTTCTGCATGTTCCTCCTCGGCGGCTCGTTCGCCATGGTGATCCGCGCCGAACTGTTCCAGCCCGGGCTGCAGATCGTCGAGCCGGCGTTCTTCAACCAGATGACCACCATGCACGGCCTGGTGATGGTCTTCGGTGCGGTGATGCCGGCCTTCGTCGGCCTGGCCAACTGGATGATCCCGCTGATGATCGGTGCCCCGGACATGGCCCTGCCGCGGATGAACAACTTCAGCTTCTGGTTGTTGCCGGCGGCCTTCCTGCTGCTGGTCTCGACCCTGTTCATGCCCGGTGGCGGGCCGAACTTCGGCTGGACCTTCTACGCCCCGCTGTCCACCACCTACGCCCCGGAAAGCGTGACCTTCTTCATCTTCGCCATTCACCTGATGGGCATCAGCTCGATCATGGGGGCGATCAACGTGATCGCCACCATCCTCAACCTGCGTGCCCCGGGCATGACCCTGATGAAGATGCCGCTGTTCGTCTGGACCTGGCTGATCACCGCCTTCCTGCTGATTGCGGTGATGCCGGTGCTGGCCGGTTGCGTGACCATGATGCTGATGGACATCCACTTCGGCACCAGCTTCTTCAGTGCCGCCGGCGGCGGCGACCCGGTCTTGTTCCAGCACGTGTTCTGGTTCTTCGGCCACCCCGAGGTGTACATCATGATCCTGCCGGCCTTCGGCGCGGTCAGCTCGATCATCCCGACCTTCAGCCGCAAGCCGCTGTTCGGCTACACCTCGATGGTCTATGCCACCGGGGCGATCGCCTTCCTGTCGTTCATCGTCTGGGCGCACCACATGTTCGTGGTCGGCATCCCCCTGGTGGGCGAACTGTTCTTCATGTACGCCACCCTGCTGATCGCCGTGCCCACCGGGGTCAAGGTGTTCAACTGGGTGAGCACCATGTGGCAGGGCGCGCTGACCTTCGAGACGCCGATGCTGTTCGCCGTGGCCTTCGTCATCCTGTTCACCATCGGCGGTTTTTCCGGGCTGATGCTGGCCATCGCCCCGGCGGACTTCCAGTACCAGGACACCTACTTCGTGGTGGCGCACTTCCACTACGTGCTGGTGCCGGGAGCGATCTTCGGGATCTTCGCCTCGGCCTATTACTGGCTGCCCAAGTGGACCGGGCACATGTACGACGAAACCCTGGGCAAGCTGCACTTCTGGCTGTCCTTCGTCGGCATGAACATGGCGTTCTTCCCCATGCACTTCGTCGGGCTGGCGGGCATGCCGCGGCGGATTCCGGACTACAACCTGCAGTTCGCCGACTTCAACATGGTGTCCTCCATCGGCGCCTTCACTTTCGGCGCCACGCAGATCTTCTTCCTGTTCATCGTCATCAAGTGCATTCGCGGTGGCAAACCGGCCCCGGCCAAGCCGTGGGAAGGCGCCGAGGGCCTGGAGTGGAGCATCCCTTCGCCGGCGCCCTACCACACCTTTGTCACCCCGCCGGAAGTGAAATGA
- a CDS encoding cytochrome c oxidase assembly protein, translating into MAEISLKKLVTRLLLVVTAMFVFGFALVPIYDVMCKALGINGKTGGQYADQRQQVDESRQVRVQFLSTNAIDMVWDFYPKADDIVVHPGAVNEMIFIARNPSDHPMSAQAIPSISPSSAAMYFHKTECFCFTQQVLQPGEKIEMPVRFIVDRDMPKDVKHLTLAYTLFDITARHPPVAVAAKTGG; encoded by the coding sequence ATGGCCGAGATCTCGCTGAAGAAACTGGTGACCCGCCTATTGCTGGTGGTGACGGCGATGTTCGTCTTCGGTTTTGCCCTGGTGCCGATCTACGACGTGATGTGCAAGGCCCTGGGGATCAATGGCAAGACCGGCGGGCAGTACGCGGACCAGAGGCAGCAGGTGGATGAGTCGCGCCAGGTGCGGGTGCAGTTCCTGTCCACCAACGCCATCGACATGGTCTGGGATTTCTATCCCAAGGCCGATGACATCGTGGTCCATCCGGGGGCAGTGAACGAGATGATCTTCATCGCCCGCAACCCCAGTGATCATCCGATGAGCGCTCAGGCCATCCCGAGCATTTCCCCCAGCAGCGCGGCCATGTACTTCCACAAGACCGAGTGCTTCTGCTTTACCCAGCAGGTGCTGCAGCCCGGGGAGAAGATCGAGATGCCGGTGCGTTTCATCGTTGACCGCGACATGCCCAAGGATGTGAAGCACCTGACGCTGGCTTACACGCTGTTCGATATCACCGCGCGTCATCCACCGGTGGCGGTGGCCGCCAAGACCGGTGGATAG
- a CDS encoding cytochrome c oxidase subunit 3, with product MATHEHYYVPAQSKWPIIATVGMFVTVFGLATWFNDLKAARPESHGPLIFFVGGLLLAYMLFGWFGAVVKESRAGLYSAQLDRSFRWGMSWFIFSEVMFFMAFFGALFYVRHLSGPWLGGEGHKGIAHMLWPNFEFVWPLLNNPDPKLFPPPKSTISPWGLPLLNTVLLVSSSVTVTIAHHALKKGHRGALKIWLALTVLLGCAFLGFQAEEYIHAYHELGLTLGSGIYGATFFMLTGFHGAHVTIGTLILFVMLMRIMRGHFDAEHQFGFEAASWYWHFVDVVWIGLFVFVYVL from the coding sequence ATGGCGACTCATGAGCACTATTACGTTCCGGCCCAGAGCAAGTGGCCGATCATCGCGACGGTGGGCATGTTCGTCACCGTGTTCGGCCTGGCAACCTGGTTCAACGATCTGAAGGCGGCGCGCCCGGAATCCCATGGGCCACTGATCTTTTTCGTTGGCGGCCTGCTGCTGGCCTACATGCTGTTCGGCTGGTTCGGCGCGGTGGTCAAGGAGAGTCGCGCCGGGCTGTACAGCGCCCAGCTCGATCGCTCGTTCCGCTGGGGCATGAGCTGGTTCATCTTCTCCGAAGTGATGTTCTTCATGGCCTTCTTCGGCGCGCTGTTCTATGTGCGGCACCTGTCCGGGCCCTGGCTCGGCGGTGAGGGGCACAAGGGCATCGCCCATATGCTCTGGCCGAACTTCGAGTTCGTCTGGCCGCTGCTCAACAACCCCGATCCGAAACTCTTTCCACCGCCCAAATCCACCATCAGCCCCTGGGGCCTGCCGCTGCTCAACACCGTGCTGCTGGTCAGTTCCAGCGTCACCGTGACCATCGCCCACCATGCCCTGAAGAAAGGCCATCGCGGTGCACTGAAGATCTGGCTGGCGCTGACCGTGCTGCTGGGCTGCGCCTTCCTCGGTTTCCAGGCCGAGGAATACATCCACGCCTATCACGAACTGGGGCTGACCCTGGGCTCGGGGATCTACGGCGCGACCTTCTTCATGCTCACCGGGTTCCACGGGGCCCACGTGACCATCGGCACCTTGATCCTGTTCGTGATGCTGATGCGCATCATGCGCGGGCATTTCGACGCCGAGCATCAGTTCGGCTTCGAGGCGGCCAGTTGGTACTGGCACTTCGTCGACGTGGTGTGGATCGGCTTGTTCGTCTTCGTCTACGTGCTCTGA
- a CDS encoding twin transmembrane helix small protein has product MLKAAIVLMLIATVISLFSGLFFLVKDDSQSKRLVTALSVRVCLAAITLGLIAWGFFSGQLVSHAPW; this is encoded by the coding sequence ATGCTCAAAGCAGCCATCGTCCTGATGCTGATTGCCACGGTGATCAGCCTGTTCAGCGGCCTGTTCTTTCTGGTCAAGGACGACAGCCAATCCAAGCGTCTGGTGACCGCCCTGAGTGTTCGGGTGTGCCTGGCCGCGATCACCTTGGGCTTGATCGCCTGGGGTTTCTTCAGCGGCCAGCTGGTCTCCCACGCGCCCTGGTAG
- a CDS encoding SURF1 family protein, whose product MKGFRPGVVPTLVVLLLLPVLVYLGFWQLGRGEQKRQLLASYAERGVAPPVPLLELLGAEDPAFRRLRLYGHFDAEHSLLLDNRLHDGQAGVELLQPFLDQTSGRWLLVNRGWLPWPDRRTPPFFSTPEQSLSLDAWVYVSPGAVFQLQADPAAARWPRLITAVAPEALWAELDRSGFNHEVRQESGPGAYLTAWPVVAMGPEKHQGYAVQWFAMALALFALYLYFGWHNAREKRHGNGHESTQHL is encoded by the coding sequence ATGAAAGGCTTCCGGCCCGGCGTCGTGCCGACCCTGGTGGTGCTGTTGCTGCTACCGGTGCTGGTTTACCTGGGCTTCTGGCAACTGGGGCGCGGCGAGCAGAAGCGCCAGCTGCTGGCCAGTTACGCCGAGCGCGGTGTGGCCCCGCCGGTGCCGCTGCTGGAGTTGCTGGGCGCCGAGGATCCGGCCTTTCGCCGCCTGCGCCTGTACGGCCATTTCGATGCCGAGCACAGCCTGCTGCTGGACAACCGCCTGCACGACGGCCAGGCCGGGGTCGAGTTGCTGCAACCCTTCCTCGACCAGACCAGCGGGCGCTGGCTGCTGGTCAATCGGGGCTGGCTGCCCTGGCCCGACCGGCGCACGCCACCGTTCTTCAGCACCCCGGAGCAGAGCCTGAGCCTGGATGCCTGGGTCTACGTTTCTCCGGGAGCGGTGTTCCAACTGCAGGCCGACCCGGCCGCTGCGCGCTGGCCGCGGCTGATCACCGCCGTGGCCCCGGAGGCACTCTGGGCCGAGCTGGATCGCAGTGGCTTCAACCACGAGGTGCGCCAGGAGTCCGGTCCGGGTGCCTACCTGACGGCTTGGCCGGTGGTGGCCATGGGACCGGAAAAACACCAGGGCTACGCCGTGCAGTGGTTTGCCATGGCCCTGGCGCTGTTTGCCCTCTACCTCTATTTCGGCTGGCACAACGCACGGGAGAAACGCCATGGGAACGGCCATGAATCCACCCAACATCTCTGA
- a CDS encoding COX15/CtaA family protein, with translation MAKPGFRLALLATLLALIVVLLGAYTRLTHAGLGCPDWPGCYGFISVPQSEAQLAHAERHFPDTPVEAHKGWNEMIHRYFAGTLGLLIVLLAARAWSHRRHPGQPLKLPLFLLAVVFAQAAFGMWTVTLKLWPQVVTAHLLGGFATLSLLFLLTLRLSGVLPALIVPRRLQYWATAGLVLVIGQIALGGWVSSNYAAVACIDLPTCHGQWWPNMDFANGFHLTQHIGPNYLGGQLDSDARTAIHMTHRVGAVLVTLVLLGLAWQLRQTGMTRLAGLVLLALGAQISLGLSNVLFHLPLPVAVAHNAGGAALLLTLVLVNYHARTSLVQARDRLPLGWRLSPRKQVAGPITIKGEMPWRL, from the coding sequence ATGGCCAAACCTGGATTTCGCCTCGCGTTGTTAGCCACCTTGCTGGCCCTGATCGTGGTGTTGCTCGGCGCCTACACCCGGCTGACCCATGCCGGGCTGGGCTGTCCGGACTGGCCCGGCTGCTACGGCTTTATCAGCGTGCCGCAAAGCGAGGCGCAGCTGGCCCATGCCGAGCGGCACTTTCCCGATACCCCGGTGGAGGCCCACAAGGGCTGGAACGAGATGATCCACCGCTACTTCGCCGGCACCCTGGGGCTGTTGATCGTGCTGCTGGCGGCCCGCGCCTGGAGCCATCGCCGGCATCCCGGGCAGCCGCTGAAGCTGCCGCTGTTCCTCCTGGCGGTGGTGTTCGCCCAGGCGGCCTTCGGCATGTGGACGGTGACCCTCAAGCTCTGGCCCCAGGTGGTCACCGCGCATCTGCTGGGGGGCTTTGCCACCTTGAGCCTGCTGTTCCTGCTGACCTTGCGCCTGTCCGGTGTGCTGCCGGCGCTGATCGTGCCGCGGCGCCTGCAGTACTGGGCCACGGCCGGGCTGGTGCTGGTGATCGGGCAGATCGCCCTGGGCGGCTGGGTCAGCTCCAACTATGCGGCGGTGGCCTGTATCGACCTGCCCACCTGCCATGGCCAGTGGTGGCCGAACATGGACTTTGCCAACGGCTTTCACCTGACCCAGCACATCGGCCCCAACTACCTGGGCGGGCAACTGGACAGTGACGCCCGCACCGCCATCCACATGACCCACCGGGTGGGCGCGGTGTTGGTGACCCTGGTGTTGCTGGGCCTGGCCTGGCAACTGCGACAGACCGGCATGACCCGTCTGGCCGGGCTGGTACTGCTGGCCCTGGGGGCGCAGATCAGCCTGGGCCTGAGCAACGTGCTGTTCCACCTGCCTCTGCCGGTGGCGGTGGCGCACAACGCCGGCGGCGCGGCGCTGCTGCTGACCCTGGTGCTGGTCAACTATCACGCTCGTACCAGCCTGGTGCAGGCCCGGGATCGCCTGCCCCTGGGCTGGCGTCTGAGCCCGCGCAAACAGGTGGCCGGTCCCATCACCATCAAAGGAGAGATGCCATGGCGACTCTGA
- the cyoE gene encoding heme o synthase, whose translation MATLIGERQQPRAIWRDYLELTKPKVVVLMLITSLVGMFLATRAGVPWTVLVFGNLGIALCAGGAAAVNHVVDRRIDALMARTHKRPLAEGRVSPRAALAFALCLALAGQALLLAFTNPLTAWLTLASLLGYAVVYTGFLKRATPQNIVIGGLAGAAPPLLGWVAATGHLSAEPLLLVLIIFAWTPPHFWALAIHRKEEYAKADIPMLPVTHGEHYTKVHILLYTFALLAVSLLPYAIHMSGVLYLVCALVLGGRFLQWAWVLYRGTRPHAAINTFKYSIYYLFLLFIALLVDHYLLLNL comes from the coding sequence ATGGCGACTCTGATTGGCGAACGTCAGCAGCCCCGGGCGATCTGGCGTGATTATCTGGAGCTGACCAAACCCAAGGTGGTGGTGTTGATGCTCATCACCTCCCTGGTGGGCATGTTCCTTGCGACCCGCGCCGGGGTGCCGTGGACGGTGCTGGTGTTCGGCAACCTGGGCATTGCCCTGTGCGCAGGTGGCGCGGCGGCGGTGAACCATGTGGTGGACCGGCGCATCGATGCGCTGATGGCCCGGACCCACAAGCGGCCCCTGGCCGAAGGCCGGGTTTCACCCCGGGCCGCCCTGGCGTTTGCCCTGTGCCTGGCCCTGGCCGGGCAGGCCCTGCTGCTGGCCTTCACCAATCCGCTGACGGCCTGGCTGACCCTGGCCTCCCTGCTGGGCTATGCGGTGGTCTACACCGGCTTTCTGAAGCGCGCGACGCCGCAGAACATCGTGATCGGCGGGCTGGCCGGCGCGGCCCCGCCGCTGCTGGGCTGGGTCGCCGCCACCGGGCACCTGAGCGCCGAACCGCTGTTGCTGGTGCTGATCATCTTCGCCTGGACCCCGCCGCACTTCTGGGCCCTGGCCATCCATCGCAAGGAGGAGTACGCCAAGGCCGATATTCCGATGTTGCCGGTGACTCACGGCGAGCATTACACCAAGGTGCACATCCTGCTCTATACCTTTGCCCTGCTGGCGGTGAGCCTGCTGCCCTATGCCATTCACATGAGCGGCGTGCTGTACCTGGTGTGCGCCCTGGTCCTGGGCGGGCGCTTCCTGCAATGGGCCTGGGTGCTGTACCGTGGCACTCGGCCGCACGCGGCGATCAACACCTTCAAGTACTCTATTTATTACTTGTTCCTGCTGTTCATCGCCCTGCTCGTAGACCACTACCTACTGTTGAACCTATGA
- a CDS encoding SCO family protein has translation MTRTQKTVFILVALVALVLGLTVNKVLSGKGQGDPTALIDAGIILLPQSRTLPAVKMLDQDGQPVVIDELKGKWSLLFFGYTFCPDICPTTLAQLRQIKSELPKEAVDKLQVILVSVDPNRDTPQQLKQYLGYFDKDFKGLTAASVEDLQKLANAVSIPFIPADTSKPNYTVDHSGNLAVIGPDGRQRGFIRAPLNNQKLVAQLPVMLQRQ, from the coding sequence ATGACTCGAACTCAGAAAACCGTCTTTATTCTCGTTGCACTGGTGGCCCTGGTCCTGGGGCTGACCGTCAACAAAGTACTGTCCGGCAAGGGTCAGGGTGATCCCACCGCATTGATCGATGCCGGCATCATCCTCCTGCCCCAGAGCCGCACGCTGCCGGCGGTGAAGATGCTCGACCAGGATGGCCAGCCCGTGGTGATCGATGAGTTGAAGGGCAAATGGTCGCTGCTGTTTTTCGGCTACACCTTCTGCCCGGACATCTGTCCCACCACCCTGGCGCAACTGCGGCAGATCAAGAGCGAGCTGCCCAAGGAGGCGGTGGACAAGCTGCAGGTGATCCTGGTCAGCGTCGACCCCAACCGCGATACGCCGCAACAGCTCAAGCAGTACCTGGGCTACTTCGACAAGGACTTCAAGGGACTGACCGCCGCTTCGGTGGAAGACCTGCAGAAGCTGGCCAATGCCGTGAGCATTCCGTTCATTCCGGCGGACACCAGCAAGCCCAACTACACCGTGGACCACAGCGGCAACCTGGCGGTGATCGGTCCGGACGGTCGCCAGCGCGGCTTTATCCGCGCACCGCTGAACAACCAGAAGCTGGTGGCGCAGCTGCCGGTGATGTTGCAGCGCCAATGA